In Acidobacteriota bacterium, the genomic stretch GGTCGGTTTCGACTTTGACAGTTTCGAAGTTTGCCATGATGCCCCCCCTACTTCGTCCACACGTCGCAGCCGAGGGAGTCCGGCTCGGTGAAGAGAACTGGACCTTCGAGGTCCGGGTCGGTGTTGAAGCCGCCGGTGGGTTCGGCTTGGCCTTCAGGGGTGGTGCGGATCGGGAACTTGAACCGCTTCACCTGGCCGCTGCGGAACTTGACGGTCCACATGATGGAGTCGGTCGAGCGCAGCGGCACCACCGACGCACCCATGGGCACAAAGTCCGCGTAGCCACGGACGTCGACCGCCTGGGTCGGGCAGATCTTGACGCAGTTGTAACACTCCCAGCACATTTCGGGTTCACGGTTGTACGCCTTCATCTTCTCCTTATCGAGAACCATGAGGTCGTTCGGACAGATGTGTTGGCACGCGGTCTTGTCGAGTGCCTTACACCCGTCACACTTTTCCACGTTGACGAAACTCGGCATACAGGGTTCCTCCTTTCAATCTCCCATGTTTTGTAAAGCGGTGGATACACAAATCCTCATCGGCGCCATCTCTAGCAAGAGCTGTGCCTGTTTTCACAATCGATTTTGAGATTTCGTCTACATTTAATGGAACGTCTTGGGAATCAAACATTTGAAGGTCGAGGTGACTGTCTGTGAGGCGGTGGTGGACTGGGGGGCCGTTCGAGAAGTTGGAAGAGGCCTCGGAAAGGCCGCGTCGGGAAGGCCTTTGACCCGATTTGGCAAGGAGGTCGTAAGTTATGGCACTGGAGACATTACGGTGCTTCGGGATCGGTATGAGTGATTCTCTGTGAAAATATTCACTTGTAATAATGAGAATGACTTGCGACCAAATCCGA encodes the following:
- the aprB gene encoding adenylyl-sulfate reductase subunit beta, with the protein product MPSFVNVEKCDGCKALDKTACQHICPNDLMVLDKEKMKAYNREPEMCWECYNCVKICPTQAVDVRGYADFVPMGASVVPLRSTDSIMWTVKFRSGQVKRFKFPIRTTPEGQAEPTGGFNTDPDLEGPVLFTEPDSLGCDVWTK